One Orcinus orca chromosome 7, mOrcOrc1.1, whole genome shotgun sequence genomic window carries:
- the LOC101278270 gene encoding 28 kDa heat- and acid-stable phosphoprotein-like yields the protein MPKGGRKGGHKGRARQYTSPEEIDAQLQAEKQKAREEEEQGEEGGDGAAGDPKKEKKSLDSDESEDEEDDYQQKRKGVEGLIDIENPNRVAQTTKKVTQLDLDGPKELSRREREEIEKQKAKERYMKMHLAGKTEQAKANLAQLASIRKQREEAARKKEERKAKDDAALSGKRMQSLSLSK from the coding sequence ATGCctaaaggagggagaaagggaggccaCAAAGGCCGGGCAAGGCAGTACACGAGCCCCGAGGAGATCGACGCACAGCTCCAGGCTGAAAAGCAGAAGGCCAGGGAAGAAGAGGAACAAGGAGAAGAAGGTGGAGATGGGGCTGCAGGTGAccccaaaaaggagaaaaaatcccTAGACTCAGATGAGAGCGAGGATGAAGAAGATGATTATCAGCAAAAGCGCAAAGGTGTAGAAGGGCTCATTGACATTGAGAACCCCAACCGGGTGGCACAGACAACcaaaaaggtcacacagctggaccTGGACGGGCCCAAGGAACTttcaaggagagaaagagaagaaatcgAGAAGCAGAAAGCAAAAGAGCGTTACATGAAAATGCATTTAGCGGGGAAGACGGAGCAAGCCAAGGCCAACCTTGCCCAGCTGGCGAGCATCCGGAAACAGCGGGAGGAGGCtgccaggaagaaagaagagaggaaagcaaAAGATGATGCAGCTTTGTCAGGAAAACGAATGCAGTCACTCTCCCTGAGTAAGTAG